One stretch of Chitinophaga pendula DNA includes these proteins:
- the gyrB gene encoding DNA topoisomerase (ATP-hydrolyzing) subunit B yields the protein MSEELAQTTTNPSNGYDAGSIQILEGLEAVRKRPAMYIGDIGIKGLHHLVYEVVDNSIDEALAGYCKNIEVTICEDNSIRVRDDGRGIPTGIIPKENRSALEVVMTVLHAGGKFDKNTYKVSGGLHGVGVSCVNALSSQVHVTVQREGKIFEQEYRRGIPQYPVREIGDSELTGTTTHFRPDNEIFKETTYNREILASRLRELAYLNRRINITLTDEREKDDNGTFLQEIFYSEGGIREFVQMLDKNSRRNPLLPHPIFIEAHDDAANVEVEVALVYNDSFNENIFSYVNNINTIEGGTHVAGFRRAITRVFKSYGDKNKLFEKSKIEVTGDDFREGLSAIISVKVPEPQFEGQTKTKLGNSDVMGVVDSAVANVLESYLEEHPKEAKTVINKVVLAAQAREAARKARQMVQRKSVMSGSGLPGKLADCSDNDPQKCELYLVEGDSAGGTAKQGRNRNFQAILPLRGKILNVEKAMEHKIYESEEIKNIFTALGVTIGTEEDDKALNLSKLRYHKLIIMTDADVDGSHIATLILTFVFRYMKAMVEQGYVYIAQPPLYLVKKGKEQIYAWTEEQRKAAIAKLAGAGKEDSVNVQRYKGLGEMNAEQLWDTTMNPENRTLKQVTIESAAEADRIFSMLMGDEVPPRREFIESHAKYAKIDA from the coding sequence ATGAGCGAAGAATTAGCGCAAACTACCACTAACCCGAGCAACGGATATGATGCTGGGAGCATACAGATATTGGAAGGACTCGAAGCTGTGCGTAAGCGTCCTGCGATGTACATCGGTGATATCGGCATTAAAGGTTTACACCACCTGGTATACGAGGTAGTCGACAACTCCATCGATGAAGCGCTAGCTGGTTACTGTAAAAACATTGAAGTTACAATTTGTGAAGATAACTCTATCCGTGTAAGGGACGACGGACGTGGTATCCCAACTGGTATTATACCAAAAGAAAACCGTTCTGCACTGGAGGTAGTAATGACCGTGCTACACGCCGGTGGTAAGTTCGACAAGAATACTTACAAAGTGTCCGGTGGTTTGCACGGGGTGGGTGTAAGTTGTGTGAATGCACTGAGCAGCCAGGTACATGTTACCGTACAAAGAGAAGGAAAAATATTTGAACAAGAATATAGAAGAGGTATCCCTCAGTATCCTGTACGCGAGATCGGAGATTCTGAACTCACGGGTACGACTACGCATTTCCGCCCGGATAATGAAATATTTAAAGAGACTACCTATAACCGGGAAATCCTGGCCAGCCGCCTTCGTGAACTGGCTTACCTGAACCGTCGTATCAACATCACCCTTACGGATGAACGTGAAAAAGATGATAATGGTACCTTCCTGCAGGAAATCTTCTATAGTGAAGGTGGTATCAGGGAGTTCGTGCAGATGCTGGACAAAAACAGCCGTCGTAATCCCTTGCTGCCTCATCCTATCTTCATTGAAGCCCACGACGATGCAGCCAATGTAGAAGTGGAAGTAGCCCTGGTATACAACGACTCCTTCAATGAGAACATATTCTCTTACGTTAATAATATCAATACGATAGAAGGTGGTACGCACGTAGCAGGTTTCCGAAGGGCTATCACCCGTGTATTCAAATCTTATGGCGATAAGAACAAACTGTTTGAGAAATCTAAGATAGAAGTAACGGGAGATGACTTCCGGGAAGGTCTCAGCGCTATCATCAGCGTAAAAGTACCTGAGCCTCAATTTGAAGGACAGACCAAAACCAAACTCGGTAACTCCGATGTAATGGGGGTGGTAGACAGCGCCGTAGCTAACGTATTGGAGTCCTACCTGGAAGAACATCCTAAAGAAGCCAAGACCGTCATCAATAAAGTGGTATTGGCGGCACAAGCCCGTGAGGCAGCCCGTAAAGCCCGTCAGATGGTACAGCGTAAGAGCGTGATGTCCGGTAGCGGCTTACCCGGTAAACTGGCAGACTGCTCCGACAACGACCCTCAAAAATGCGAGTTGTACCTGGTAGAGGGTGATTCGGCAGGTGGTACGGCCAAACAAGGACGTAACCGTAACTTCCAGGCCATCCTCCCGCTGCGTGGTAAGATCCTGAACGTGGAGAAAGCCATGGAACACAAGATCTACGAAAGTGAGGAGATCAAAAATATCTTCACCGCGCTGGGAGTAACTATCGGTACCGAAGAAGATGACAAAGCACTGAACTTAAGCAAGTTAAGATATCACAAGCTGATCATCATGACGGATGCCGACGTGGATGGCAGCCACATCGCCACACTGATCCTGACATTCGTATTCCGTTATATGAAAGCGATGGTAGAACAAGGCTATGTATACATCGCACAGCCTCCTTTATACCTGGTTAAAAAAGGCAAGGAGCAGATATACGCCTGGACAGAAGAACAACGTAAAGCAGCTATCGCCAAGCTGGCAGGCGCCGGTAAAGAAGATAGTGTAAACGTACAGCGTTATAAGGGTCTTGGAGAGATGAATGCAGAGCAACTTTGGGATACTACTATGAACCCTGAGAACCGGACCTTGAAACAGGTAACTATTGAAAGCGCCGCAGAAGCCGATCGCATCTTCAGCATGCTGATGGGTGACGAAGTACCTCCCCGCCGCGAATTCATTGAATCTCATGCTAAATACGCCAAGATTGATGCATAA
- a CDS encoding helix-turn-helix domain-containing protein yields the protein MQDILTLAIPQPAMSDQLQLAEHDAVAVPDCLDYTLQRFTYEKPLPVEDVAMVVYQPAKRGQSAAVELRYCVAGSKYCQNPSCTDQLCSEGKGNCNERIPSVDIITVRFQPAFIQSLQKGATSTSAPLFELQSRKPFMKTIQPCTKSKSVLEQMVHHNYEGALKNIFLQSKALELLLFSSDQFIQNDPDERYGCRFLTQLEDREKIEKARGILLEQLDAPITIRDLARRVAMNECYLKKGFKAMYGTTIYDYFQKERMEKAKSLLYEKGMSVSEVAILMGYSCISHFSTAFKKHTGLKPCELLLR from the coding sequence ATGCAAGATATATTGACCCTGGCGATACCGCAGCCGGCCATGAGCGACCAGTTACAACTGGCCGAACATGATGCGGTTGCTGTGCCGGACTGCCTGGATTATACGCTGCAGCGCTTTACATATGAAAAGCCTTTGCCGGTAGAAGATGTTGCGATGGTCGTGTATCAGCCGGCGAAGCGGGGCCAATCGGCCGCTGTGGAGTTGCGCTATTGTGTGGCTGGCAGCAAGTATTGTCAGAATCCTTCCTGCACAGATCAACTTTGCTCGGAAGGTAAAGGCAACTGTAATGAGCGGATACCTTCTGTAGATATCATCACTGTAAGGTTTCAACCTGCTTTTATCCAATCTTTACAAAAAGGAGCTACTTCTACTTCTGCTCCCCTTTTCGAATTGCAATCCCGCAAGCCGTTCATGAAGACCATTCAGCCCTGTACTAAATCCAAATCAGTACTGGAGCAGATGGTGCATCATAATTACGAAGGTGCGCTGAAAAATATCTTCCTGCAGAGCAAGGCGCTGGAGTTGTTGTTGTTCAGCTCTGACCAGTTCATCCAGAATGACCCGGATGAGCGTTATGGTTGCCGGTTCCTGACACAGCTGGAAGACCGTGAAAAGATCGAGAAAGCGCGTGGTATCCTGCTGGAGCAACTGGATGCACCTATCACTATCCGTGATCTGGCACGCCGGGTGGCTATGAATGAGTGTTACCTTAAGAAGGGTTTCAAAGCGATGTATGGCACTACCATCTATGATTATTTCCAGAAAGAGCGTATGGAAAAGGCGAAAAGCCTGCTCTATGAAAAGGGAATGTCAGTATCTGAGGTGGCTATACTGATGGGGTATTCCTGTATCTCTCATTTCTCCACTGCCTTTAAGAAACATACAGGGCTTAAGCCTTGTGAGCTGCTGCTGAGATAG
- a CDS encoding PepSY-like domain-containing protein: MKKLTLFFCAVLFTSGITFAQQKKSLKKSKIVANKTAAPTVVNDAFKQNFETTEANWTKTSAGHWVAKFVKDEVKTSAEYDKDGSWVATRSQYEADKLPETVTATIKTKYPDATIKDGWKIERADIAAYYKVNIQENGAEKAVLINETGTITE; this comes from the coding sequence ATGAAGAAGTTGACGTTATTTTTTTGTGCGGTGTTGTTTACTTCCGGCATAACTTTTGCACAACAGAAAAAATCTTTAAAAAAATCAAAGATCGTTGCAAACAAAACAGCAGCACCCACTGTAGTTAATGATGCATTTAAGCAGAATTTCGAAACTACAGAGGCGAACTGGACAAAAACAAGTGCAGGTCACTGGGTCGCCAAGTTTGTAAAAGACGAAGTGAAAACTTCGGCAGAATACGATAAAGATGGCAGTTGGGTCGCTACCCGTAGTCAATACGAAGCCGACAAATTGCCGGAAACTGTAACTGCTACGATTAAGACGAAGTATCCGGACGCCACTATCAAAGATGGATGGAAGATTGAAAGAGCCGATATAGCAGCTTACTACAAAGTAAATATTCAGGAAAATGGTGCGGAAAAAGCAGTGCTGATCAACGAAACTGGCACGATTACTGAATAA
- the ileS gene encoding isoleucine--tRNA ligase → MSSKYQEYHQLNLPQIEKDILQQWEEHQAFEKSVEVREGATPFVFYEGPPSANGMPGIHHVISRTLKDLVCRYKTMRGFQVKRKGGWDTHGLPVELGVEKSLGITKEDIGKKISIAAYNDTCRREVLKYKDKWDELTRKMGYWVDLEHPYITFDNSYIESLWWSLQQLYNKGFLYKSVSIQPYSPAAGTGLSSAELNMPGTYKDVKDTTIVAMFKAIRSEQSAFLFEIAGAEEVFFLAWTTTPWTLPSNLGLTVGANIEYAVVRTINQYTHLPITVVLAKDLLGKYFKPEGEDGDFAAYQEGDKLIPWQILGVCRGSQLENLRYEQLLPYVQPEEGDPFRILLGDFVTTEDGTGIVHTAPAFGADDNRVGKKYGIGILTLVDRSGKFIDGVGEFAGRYVKNYKDDPAYKDVDVDIAVKLKKENRAFKVEKYEHSYPHCWRTDKPVLYYPLDAWFIRTTAIKDRIIELNKTINWKPAFTGTGRFGNWLENMVDWNLSRSRFWGTPLPIWRTEDGSEERCIGSIAELNAEIRKASEVLGGDVNKHYLHEGILDLHKPYVDDIILVSDSGKPMRREPDLIDVWFDSGAMPYAQLHYPFENKALLDSGEAFPADFIAEGVDQTRGWFYTLHVLGAMLFDKVAYKTVVSNGLVLDKNGVKMSKRLGNIVDPFQTIDQFGADATRWYLITNASPWDSLKFDMEGIKEAQRKLFSTLYNTYNFFAMYANLDNFTFKEAYIPLAERPEIDRWIISLLNTLVKDVTAYMDDYEPTQAGRAVQEFVDEHLSNWYVRLCRRRFWKGDYEQDKISAYQTLYECLETLARLMAPVSPFFTDWLFGNLNKVSGRLQVGSVHHTDFPVADMAAMDSELEERMQLAQDISSLVLSLRKKVNIKVRQPLQKVLIPVLDPHMQTQIQKVEHLIKSEVNVKGIEYLTETEGFIKKKIKPNYKSLGSKMGAKMKAVAAAIGAFTEAEIAAIERHGSVDVVVDDEKLAIQLSDVDIISEDIPGWTVANKGALTVALDITISQELQEEGNARELVNRIQKIRKDSGFELTDRIRVTVAEVAALKSAIINYNDYICTEILAESLQLVPQLQDGIEIEVNDLKFNVLVNKKS, encoded by the coding sequence ATGTCCAGCAAATATCAGGAATACCACCAGTTGAATCTACCGCAAATAGAAAAGGATATACTACAGCAATGGGAAGAGCACCAGGCATTTGAGAAGAGTGTGGAGGTACGTGAAGGAGCTACGCCATTCGTATTTTATGAAGGGCCACCCAGCGCCAACGGCATGCCAGGCATTCACCACGTGATTTCCCGTACCCTGAAGGATCTGGTGTGCCGGTACAAGACTATGCGTGGATTCCAGGTAAAGCGGAAAGGCGGCTGGGATACGCACGGGCTTCCGGTAGAGCTGGGGGTAGAGAAAAGTCTGGGTATTACCAAAGAGGACATTGGCAAAAAGATATCGATCGCTGCATACAACGATACTTGCCGCCGGGAGGTATTGAAATATAAAGACAAATGGGATGAACTGACCCGTAAGATGGGTTATTGGGTAGACCTTGAGCATCCTTATATCACCTTCGACAATAGCTACATCGAGAGTCTGTGGTGGAGCCTGCAGCAGCTGTACAATAAAGGATTCCTGTACAAAAGTGTCAGCATACAGCCCTACTCCCCTGCTGCCGGTACCGGCCTCAGTTCTGCCGAGCTGAACATGCCGGGTACGTATAAAGATGTAAAGGATACGACGATCGTAGCTATGTTCAAAGCGATCCGCAGTGAACAGTCTGCCTTCTTATTTGAAATAGCAGGTGCGGAAGAGGTCTTCTTCCTGGCCTGGACCACGACTCCCTGGACCCTTCCTTCCAACCTGGGGCTGACGGTAGGTGCGAACATCGAATATGCGGTGGTACGTACCATCAACCAATACACACATTTGCCTATTACTGTGGTATTAGCCAAAGACCTATTGGGTAAATACTTCAAACCGGAAGGGGAAGACGGCGATTTCGCTGCTTACCAGGAAGGTGACAAACTGATCCCCTGGCAGATACTGGGCGTATGCCGTGGCAGCCAGCTGGAGAACCTCCGGTATGAGCAATTGCTGCCTTATGTACAGCCGGAAGAGGGAGACCCTTTCCGCATATTGCTGGGCGACTTTGTGACCACGGAAGACGGTACCGGTATCGTACATACTGCTCCTGCATTTGGTGCAGACGACAACCGGGTAGGTAAAAAATACGGTATAGGGATACTGACCCTGGTAGACCGTAGTGGTAAATTTATAGATGGTGTAGGTGAGTTTGCCGGTCGTTATGTGAAGAATTATAAAGATGATCCTGCTTATAAAGACGTTGACGTTGATATTGCGGTAAAACTGAAGAAAGAGAACCGTGCTTTCAAGGTAGAAAAATACGAGCACAGCTATCCGCATTGCTGGCGTACTGACAAGCCGGTGCTGTACTATCCGCTGGATGCCTGGTTTATCCGTACTACGGCTATTAAGGATCGTATCATCGAGCTGAACAAGACAATCAATTGGAAACCTGCTTTTACGGGTACCGGTCGTTTTGGTAACTGGCTGGAGAATATGGTGGACTGGAATCTGAGCCGTAGCCGGTTCTGGGGTACTCCGCTGCCTATCTGGCGTACTGAAGATGGCAGTGAAGAAAGATGTATTGGCAGTATTGCCGAGTTGAATGCGGAGATCAGGAAGGCCAGTGAAGTGCTGGGTGGGGATGTTAATAAACATTACCTGCATGAAGGTATCCTGGACCTGCATAAGCCTTATGTAGATGACATTATCCTGGTTAGCGACAGCGGCAAGCCGATGCGTCGTGAGCCAGACCTGATAGATGTGTGGTTTGACAGTGGAGCGATGCCATATGCGCAGCTGCACTATCCTTTTGAGAACAAAGCGCTGTTGGATAGCGGAGAGGCTTTTCCTGCAGACTTTATTGCGGAGGGTGTTGACCAGACGAGGGGTTGGTTTTACACGCTGCATGTACTGGGCGCCATGTTATTCGACAAGGTAGCGTACAAGACAGTGGTGTCCAATGGCCTGGTGTTGGATAAGAACGGTGTGAAGATGAGTAAGCGATTGGGGAATATTGTGGATCCGTTCCAGACGATCGATCAGTTCGGGGCTGATGCTACGCGTTGGTACCTGATCACTAATGCGTCTCCCTGGGATAGTTTGAAATTTGATATGGAGGGTATTAAGGAGGCGCAGCGTAAGTTGTTCTCTACCCTGTATAATACTTATAACTTCTTCGCGATGTATGCCAACCTGGACAATTTCACGTTCAAGGAGGCTTATATTCCGTTAGCGGAGCGTCCGGAGATCGATCGATGGATCATTTCCCTGCTGAATACGCTAGTGAAGGATGTGACGGCTTATATGGATGATTATGAGCCTACGCAGGCAGGTCGTGCGGTACAAGAGTTTGTGGATGAGCACCTGAGTAACTGGTATGTACGTTTATGTCGTCGTCGTTTCTGGAAAGGGGATTATGAGCAGGACAAAATTTCAGCTTATCAGACTTTGTATGAGTGTTTGGAGACGTTGGCCAGATTGATGGCGCCGGTATCTCCTTTCTTTACGGATTGGCTGTTTGGCAACCTGAACAAGGTGAGTGGCCGTTTGCAGGTAGGGTCGGTGCATCATACGGATTTCCCGGTGGCGGATATGGCGGCAATGGATAGCGAGCTGGAGGAGCGGATGCAGTTGGCGCAGGATATTTCATCTTTAGTATTGTCTTTGAGGAAAAAAGTGAACATTAAGGTGAGACAACCGTTACAGAAGGTATTAATTCCGGTGTTAGATCCTCACATGCAGACGCAGATACAAAAAGTGGAGCATTTGATAAAAAGTGAGGTAAATGTCAAAGGTATTGAGTATCTTACCGAAACGGAAGGTTTCATTAAGAAAAAGATCAAACCAAATTATAAATCGCTGGGTAGCAAGATGGGTGCGAAGATGAAAGCGGTAGCGGCTGCGATAGGTGCATTTACCGAAGCAGAGATAGCAGCAATCGAGCGCCACGGCAGTGTGGATGTTGTAGTGGATGATGAAAAACTGGCAATACAGCTCTCCGATGTAGATATTATTTCAGAAGATATTCCGGGATGGACAGTTGCGAATAAGGGCGCCCTTACGGTGGCCCTGGATATTACTATTTCACAGGAGTTGCAGGAAGAAGGTAATGCCCGCGAACTGGTGAACCGGATACAAAAAATCAGAAAGGATAGTGGATTTGAATTGACTGACAGGATAAGGGTTACGGTAGCTGAGGTGGCGGCGCTGAAATCGGCAATTATTAACTATAATGATTATATTTGCACGGAAATTTTGGCAGAAAGTTTGCAGTTAGTGCCGCAATTACAGGATGGTATAGAAATCGAGGTCAACGATCTCAAATTTAATGTATTAGTTAACAAAAAAAGCTAA
- a CDS encoding TraR/DksA C4-type zinc finger protein — MATKKKVASKKAQKAVPEKKTAAQKPTAAKINAKPVAKKEVVAPKKVTAKKAVPKAAAKPVTKQVPVAKKAVGKAAVTSAKAPVAKAGTSAQRPGAKQVPAPQVMKKAVKPVASVKTIEKKSPIVKEKAATRAIPAEREKPFPKTEEKEVKTMPVKNKAEKEKAVAKEAGKKVTAEKTEKVEKAVKAEKAERAEKKGAKSTAVVSYQPEFTKSVLDQPDQPTGPIYRYSDVELQEFRELIQKKLEAAKKELVYLQGLITRKDEAGTDDTENKYMSMEDGSGSQEREQLNQMASRQIQFIDHLEKAMVRIENKTYGICRVTGKLIDKARLRAVPHATLSIEAKLAKSK; from the coding sequence ATGGCAACAAAAAAGAAAGTTGCTAGTAAGAAGGCCCAGAAGGCAGTACCGGAAAAGAAAACTGCGGCGCAGAAACCAACTGCAGCAAAAATCAACGCCAAACCGGTTGCCAAGAAGGAAGTAGTTGCTCCTAAAAAGGTGACTGCCAAAAAAGCTGTTCCCAAAGCAGCTGCTAAACCGGTCACTAAGCAGGTGCCGGTAGCAAAGAAGGCCGTGGGTAAAGCTGCTGTGACAAGCGCCAAAGCTCCTGTAGCGAAGGCGGGTACTAGTGCACAGCGACCTGGCGCCAAGCAAGTACCAGCGCCACAGGTGATGAAGAAGGCGGTAAAACCCGTTGCATCTGTAAAGACGATTGAGAAGAAGAGTCCGATAGTAAAAGAGAAAGCAGCAACGAGGGCTATACCGGCTGAAAGAGAAAAACCATTTCCCAAGACAGAAGAAAAAGAAGTAAAAACAATGCCAGTAAAGAATAAAGCCGAAAAGGAAAAAGCAGTAGCCAAAGAGGCCGGCAAAAAAGTAACAGCAGAAAAAACCGAAAAAGTTGAGAAAGCTGTGAAGGCTGAGAAAGCCGAGAGGGCCGAAAAGAAGGGTGCTAAGTCCACTGCGGTGGTTTCTTATCAGCCTGAGTTTACTAAATCTGTATTGGATCAACCGGACCAGCCGACTGGCCCTATTTATCGTTATAGCGATGTGGAATTACAGGAATTCCGGGAGCTGATACAGAAAAAGCTGGAAGCTGCGAAGAAAGAATTGGTATATCTGCAGGGCCTGATCACCCGTAAAGATGAAGCAGGTACAGATGATACTGAAAATAAATACATGAGCATGGAAGATGGTAGTGGTTCTCAGGAAAGAGAGCAACTTAACCAGATGGCCAGCCGTCAGATCCAGTTCATTGACCACCTGGAGAAAGCCATGGTGCGTATTGAGAACAAAACTTATGGTATCTGCCGTGTAACGGGTAAACTGATCGACAAGGCTCGCCTGAGAGCAGTACCTCACGCTACGTTGAGCATCGAAGCTAAACTGGCGAAGAGCAAATAA
- a CDS encoding glycosyltransferase, whose protein sequence is MIATAMISIIIPVLNEGATIRQVIKTIKKTSRKAEIIVVDDNSSDNTVEEALKESVRVITSSQRGKGISMREGLMAAKHDVVMYVDGDILTYPEDIVERLTNPIVTDEADFVKSYFERQAGRVTQLVAKPLLSILFPDLAHFQQPLSGMIAGRKSFLSKVQFENDYGVDIGLLIDMHMLGARIKEANIGRVENAMQTWEQLSKMSREVSRTILSKAENIPMENLETLGNINLIREQMEYSILESIDKLQKMVIFNLDTAIFTESYMDLAAAAFDREESLRQIREHYADPVTILERTAALFRDRNLAELLEVADAIPVTPDIKSVIRELKKRGYACGIVTEGFECVARHIKNKLGMDFAFANRLHLFDSVATGEVTIPEYFLADAEHTDAPPAYDRYHILQYIASKYHVPAQNIIYVGSGYPDLKLLQSAGIGVAYGHANFVVQKVADKLIPGPWMAPLLDIAQASPARFKLRMPAISKKQARRIGMGSLVGLASAGLVYLAVRQIKKSMNAKTEMA, encoded by the coding sequence ATGATCGCAACCGCTATGATCTCTATCATTATTCCTGTTCTCAACGAAGGAGCAACTATACGCCAGGTTATTAAGACGATAAAGAAAACATCCCGTAAGGCAGAGATCATTGTTGTAGATGATAATTCCAGCGATAATACCGTAGAAGAAGCACTGAAAGAAAGTGTAAGGGTCATCACCAGCAGCCAGCGGGGCAAAGGCATCTCCATGAGAGAAGGCCTGATGGCTGCCAAACACGATGTGGTAATGTATGTAGATGGAGATATCCTCACCTACCCGGAAGATATCGTAGAACGACTCACCAATCCCATTGTAACAGACGAAGCCGATTTTGTCAAATCATATTTCGAAAGACAGGCAGGACGCGTTACCCAATTGGTAGCCAAACCCCTGTTGAGTATTTTATTCCCCGATCTGGCCCATTTTCAACAACCCCTCAGCGGTATGATCGCAGGACGAAAGTCCTTCCTCTCCAAAGTGCAGTTCGAAAATGACTACGGCGTAGACATAGGCCTGCTCATCGACATGCACATGCTGGGCGCCCGCATCAAAGAAGCCAATATAGGCCGCGTGGAAAATGCCATGCAGACCTGGGAACAACTGAGCAAAATGTCCCGGGAAGTCTCCCGCACCATCCTCAGTAAAGCAGAAAACATCCCGATGGAGAACCTGGAAACATTAGGTAATATCAACCTGATCCGCGAACAGATGGAATATTCCATCCTGGAATCCATCGACAAACTACAGAAGATGGTCATCTTTAACCTGGACACTGCCATCTTCACCGAAAGTTATATGGACCTGGCCGCAGCCGCCTTCGATCGGGAAGAATCCCTGCGCCAGATCAGAGAACACTACGCCGACCCGGTTACCATCCTCGAACGCACCGCCGCACTCTTCCGCGATCGTAATCTCGCCGAACTGCTCGAAGTGGCAGATGCCATCCCCGTTACCCCGGATATCAAATCCGTGATCCGGGAACTGAAGAAAAGAGGATATGCCTGCGGTATCGTAACCGAAGGTTTCGAATGCGTAGCCCGCCATATTAAGAACAAACTGGGTATGGACTTCGCATTCGCCAACCGCCTCCACCTGTTCGACAGCGTGGCCACCGGCGAAGTCACCATCCCCGAATACTTCCTGGCCGATGCCGAACACACAGATGCACCGCCAGCCTACGACCGATACCATATATTACAATACATCGCATCCAAATACCATGTGCCCGCTCAGAATATTATCTATGTAGGCAGCGGCTATCCGGACCTTAAATTGTTGCAGTCCGCTGGTATCGGTGTCGCCTACGGACACGCTAATTTCGTCGTGCAAAAAGTGGCAGACAAACTGATCCCTGGCCCTTGGATGGCACCACTGCTGGATATCGCACAAGCCAGCCCCGCCCGCTTCAAATTGCGTATGCCCGCCATCAGTAAAAAACAGGCCCGCCGCATAGGAATGGGCAGCCTGGTAGGGCTCGCCTCCGCCGGACTGGTATACCTGGCCGTCAGACAGATCAAAAAGTCGATGAACGCCAAAACCGAAATGGCCTAA